One region of Wyeomyia smithii strain HCP4-BCI-WySm-NY-G18 chromosome 3, ASM2978416v1, whole genome shotgun sequence genomic DNA includes:
- the LOC129732228 gene encoding solute carrier family 35 member G1, with amino-acid sequence MPEHLELQQLVGGVLQGSVRHRTFPWARCSCPYLGIILATVSSLFFSLCSVIVKGLVDINPIELATFRFIGVLLPSIPIAIYKEECFFPKGKRIILVLRCFVGTTGLMLSFYAFRHMPLADASVIIFSTPVFVAIFARLFLRESCGMFNILTIILTLIGVVLITRPPFLFGDVGTQGLADEQIMETNYDVWGPVAALSSTLFGANAYVLLRALKGLHFSVIMTNFGAFALVYTLIVCYYLGALCWPLCGTDRLLVIALALFSFGGQILLTLALQYEQAGPVAIARSADIVFAFIWQIMFFRETPNVYSVLGALLVVSSVVLSGMRKWALALPRDSDLRKRLKCFISE; translated from the exons ATGCCAGAGCATTTGGAATTGCAGCAATTGGTGGGCGGCGTTCTTCAAGGCAGCGTGCGGCATCGAACGTTTCCTTGGGCCAGATGCTCTTGTCCTTATTTGGGTATTATACTAGCCACTGTTTCGTCACTATTCTTTTCACTATGCTCGGTAATAGTGAAAGGGTTGGTGGATATAAACCCGATTGAGTTAGCAACATTCAG GTTTATTGGTGTTCTGCTGCCGTCGATTCCAATTGCTATATACAAAGAGGAATGCTTTTTTCCTAAAGGAAAGCGTATCATACTGGTTCTACGATGTTTTGTGGGAACAACTGGTTTAATGCTGAGCTTCTATGCATTCAGACACATGCCACTAGCAGATGCTTCGGTAATTATATTCTCAACTCCGGTGTTCGTAGCCATCTTTGCGCGTTTGTTTTTACGCGAAAGTTGTGGGATGTTCAATATCCTAACCATAATTCTAACTCTGATTGGGGTGGTGCTGATTACGCGACCTCCATTTCTCTTTGGAGATGTAGGAACACAGGGTTTAGCCGATGAACAGATAATGGAAACAAACTACGATGTGTGGGGTCCTGTTGCAGCTCTTTCATCCACATTATTTGGCGCGAATGCTTATGTGCTTCTTCGTGCTCTTAAAGGACTACACTTTTCTGTTATTATGACAAACTTTGGCGCATTTGCCCTTGTCTATACGCTCATTGTTTGCTATTATCTAGGAGCACTCTGTTGGCCTCTATGTGGGACCGACCGATTACTCGTGATTGCTTTGGCACTGTTCAGTTTTGGAGGTCAAATTCTGTTAACTTTGGCACTGCAATATGAACAGGCTGGGCCTGTCGCTATCGCACGGTCAGCTGACATAGTTTTTGCCTTCATTTGGCAAATAATGTTTTTCAGGGAAACTCCAAACGTGTATTCTGTACTGGGGGCCCTACTAGTAGTCAGCTCAGTTGTACTATCAGGGATGCGTAAGTGGGCACTCGCACTGCCGAGAGATTCGGATTTGAGAAAACGGTTGAAATGCTTTATTTCGGAGTAG